A genomic region of Rhipicephalus sanguineus isolate Rsan-2018 chromosome 1, BIME_Rsan_1.4, whole genome shotgun sequence contains the following coding sequences:
- the LOC125756904 gene encoding uncharacterized protein LOC125756904, with amino-acid sequence MVFVKLYHNVSLSFLSVLFSVHRTTVSNILKNAICILASILGEAMFFPSKESVQENLTIYFKNYKETRIVLDCTEVPLERPRDLTSRLLTYSQYKRQYTIKVLIGVAPSGMITLVGKSFGGRASDTQLTAHSNVLNMCTAYVDRVMVDKGFLIENLCDEARVNMDRPPFLKKRQQLEEHEAHKNQAIARGRVHVERAIQRVKAFKILQQRYPIQLLPVFDKVIVLLAGIVNLSKPILGEDKFLPNC; translated from the coding sequence ATGGTTTTTGTGAAGCTTTACCACAATGTAAGCTTGAGCTTTTTATCGGTTCTCTTTTCTGTTCACCGTACAACTGTTTCAAATATTTTGAAAAATGCGATATGTATTCTTGCAAGCATACTTGGAGAGGCAATGTTTTTCCCAAGCAAAGAATCTGTCCAGGAAAACCTAACCATTTACTTCAAAAACTACAAGGAAACTCGCATTGTGCTAGATTGCACAGAGGTTCCACTTGAAAGGCCACGTGACTTAACATCACGGCTACTTACCTACAGCCAGTACAAACGCCAGTACACAATCAAAGTATTGATTGGCGTCGCTCCAAGTGGCATGATAACTTTAGTAGGAAAATCATTTGGAGGTCGTGCATCAGACACGCAACTAACTGCTCATTCAAATGTCCTTAACATGTGCACGGCCTATGTAGACAGAGTGATGGTAGACAAAGGCTTTCTAATAGAGAATCTCTGTGACGAAGCTAGGGTCAACATGGATAGGCCTCCATTTTTAAAGAAACGGCAACAGCTTGAAGAACACGAAGCACACAAAAATCAGGCTATTGCGCGAGGAAGGGTACATGTAGAAAGAGCCATTCAACGTGTAAAAGCCTTCAAAATTCTGCAGCAAAGGTACCCGATCCAGCTCTTGCCAGTCTTTGACAAAGTTATCGTGTTGCTTGCTGGTATAGTAAATTTGTCGAAGCCAATTTTGGGCGAGGACAAATTTCTACCAAATTGCTAA